From a region of the Vidua macroura isolate BioBank_ID:100142 chromosome 3, ASM2450914v1, whole genome shotgun sequence genome:
- the LOC128804576 gene encoding serine/arginine repetitive matrix protein 1-like — MLALGAPAGREGGRERADTPVPSRPATAPRPPPPPLCFRVAAVPGCARGGGAVAERQRRGPGPSLAGLARSPAPPVGRRHPCGPGASGTQETAPTGLKTASPRKNSSQGNRDVQLKSNTGSTSLHMEHGIPGDVPW, encoded by the exons ATGCTGGCGCTCGGAGCCCCCGCGGGGcgagagggagggagggagcgggCGGACACCCCTGTCCCGTCCCGCCCCGCcaccgccccccgcccgcctcCTCCGCCCCTCTGCTTCCGGGTTGCGGCGGTACCGGGCTGtgcccggggcggcggggctgtTGCCGAGCGACAGCGCCGGGGCCCGGGCCCGAGCCTGGCCGGGCTCGCCCGCTCGCCAGCGCCTCCCGTGGGACGACGGCACCCGTGCGGCCCTGGAGCTTCCGGGACGCAGGAAACTGCCCCGACCGGTTTAAAaacag CTTCACCAAGAAAGAACAGTTCACAGGGGAACAGAGATGTCCAATTGAAGTCAAACACAGGGTCTACATCTCTTCATATGGAACATGGAATTCCAG GTGATGTGCCTTGGTAG